The Microbacter margulisiae genomic sequence TATCCAAAGTAGCGATGGCATAATAGTAATTGATATGCAATTGTAATGTCAAATGTAATTTTCAGAATATAACATAGCGAGATAGTGGGAGTTGTTCCTCCATTCCCGTACTATATACCACCAACACCTACGACCCCTTGGGTAGATTACAGGCCAAAGTCATGGGAGGCACGGTCGATACCACCAGCTATAGCTACAATGTCCGCAGTTGGCTGACAAGCATCGCTAGCAGCCATTTCACGGAAAATCTCTACTACGAGACCAACTCCGCCAGCCTGCCTGATTTCTCGAATGCATACAACGGCGATATAGCCGGCATACAGTGGAGCATCCCTGCTGAGAACCTGAAGTACAACCGTGCCTACACCTTCGGCTACGATGGCCTGAACCGCCTGACCGACGGTACCTACTGCGGCTGGAGCGGCAGCGTGGCAGCAGGAACCAGCGGGCAATACACCGAAACCTACAGTTATGATAAAATGGGAAATATCACTAACTTTGTGCGGTACGGATTACAATCAAACACACCAGCCATGAGTTACGGGATGATAGACAACCTGACCCTGGCCCATAACGGGAACCAGTTGACCAAAGTCACGGACAATGGCAGCGACGGGCTCTATTATGGAGATGAAGAGTACCAGGTCAACACGGCCAATAGCGGGAACTGCCGGGCCTATGACGCCAATGGCAATACCCTGTACGATACGAACAGCGATATCTGGGGAATACGCTACAACCTGCTGAACCTGCCCGATACCATCCAGTTCTACCAGGGACACCAAATCCTCTACCACTATTCAGCTACAGGCACAAAACAGGAAGTAACAGACAAGACATGCCCCGGCGGAGTCACCATTCCCGTGACCAACCTGGACACCGTACTGACCAACCCTACGGTATTATCCACCATCACCACCGACTACCTGGGCAATGCCGTTTACCGGAACGATACCCTGCTGCGCATACTGCTGCCGACAGGCTATTGGCAGGGAAACACCTGTTACTATTACCTGAAAGACCATTTGGGGAGCAACCGGGAAGTGTTGAGCCAGACAAGACAGGTGGTAGAATACAGTGATTACTATCCCAGCGGCATGCGTTTTGGCGAAAGCGTGGTCAACGGAGGCAACGTGCAGCCTTACCGGCATACGGGGATGGAGATGCAGGGCATGCATGGCTTGAACTGGATAGATAACGAAGCTCGGATGAGATCGGTCAATGTGCCGGAATTTACGACCATCGATCCGTTGGCAGAAATGTATTATGGCATAAGTCCGTATGGTTATTGTGCAGATAATCCAATTTATTATGTGGATCCGGATGGAATGACAGTAGTTTATGATAGTAAAAGTAATAGTTATACTATAAAAGGAGATGATATCTATGCATATTGGGGCTATTTGCAAGATATTAATAACGGTACAGGCAGTATGGAGAATATGTTGAAAGCATGTAATGCTGCAGCTCAAGGGTATGGGAATGGAGAAAACGGGACTAATCTGCCAACAACAGAAAATGAAGTCACTGTCATAGGTCAAGCTCCAAAATCCTATAATCAGCATTCAAATACCTCTGATCAGGGCCATAGCTGGCTTTATCCTTTTATTGGCGACTTAGATGGCAACAGGGAATTAGACAGCCGAATTAATCGGTATATCCCGTCACCCGAAGAGATCAGAAGAGAGGTAGATGCGGAAATGGAAATAGGCTTATTGTTTTTGCCAACCGATGTGGTAGGAATTGCAGCATCCACACTTGTCAAAATGGGATATAGTGCTACAGAACAATTCCTTTTGAAGAGTATCCTCTATGCAATGGAGTATCCGAAAGCTACGGCCAGAATTGGCGGGTTAGCAGCTGGCTATGCGCAATATTTTCTGGGCAATGCATTGCATGCTTCATTATCTGCTGATTCGCCACAACCAAGCATGAATCCAACTTTCGATTTTTATCAACAATTAATACAAGTAATTTTGGGGGCTAATGACATCCATAACGAAATTAACAAAACATCACATGAAAAATAGAAAAAAAATATTGTTCTATATTGGCATCTTTATGCTTCTGTTTTGCATTCAATTTATTTCTAGAAAAATAGCAGGCAATAATCCCATATTTGGATCAGCAATATTTCCAACTGCAGCATATACTTGGAAAGAAATGGTGAAAGAAATTCCATCTATTTCAATAATATCAATAGTATTTACTGTATTAATATGGTATCTGAAAGAAAAAAGGAAATGGAATATTTAATATTATTCACTAGATAACAAACAATAGTCAAAACATAAACAATAGCTCAAGAAAACAAAAAGCAAAAAAGAGAGGAATACCCCCATTATATAGTTATTACAACAGGATACGAT encodes the following:
- a CDS encoding RHS repeat domain-containing protein, whose amino-acid sequence is MGRLQAKVMGGTVDTTSYSYNVRSWLTSIASSHFTENLYYETNSASLPDFSNAYNGDIAGIQWSIPAENLKYNRAYTFGYDGLNRLTDGTYCGWSGSVAAGTSGQYTETYSYDKMGNITNFVRYGLQSNTPAMSYGMIDNLTLAHNGNQLTKVTDNGSDGLYYGDEEYQVNTANSGNCRAYDANGNTLYDTNSDIWGIRYNLLNLPDTIQFYQGHQILYHYSATGTKQEVTDKTCPGGVTIPVTNLDTVLTNPTVLSTITTDYLGNAVYRNDTLLRILLPTGYWQGNTCYYYLKDHLGSNREVLSQTRQVVEYSDYYPSGMRFGESVVNGGNVQPYRHTGMEMQGMHGLNWIDNEARMRSVNVPEFTTIDPLAEMYYGISPYGYCADNPIYYVDPDGMTVVYDSKSNSYTIKGDDIYAYWGYLQDINNGTGSMENMLKACNAAAQGYGNGENGTNLPTTENEVTVIGQAPKSYNQHSNTSDQGHSWLYPFIGDLDGNRELDSRINRYIPSPEEIRREVDAEMEIGLLFLPTDVVGIAASTLVKMGYSATEQFLLKSILYAMEYPKATARIGGLAAGYAQYFLGNALHASLSADSPQPSMNPTFDFYQQLIQVILGANDIHNEINKTSHEK